A genomic window from Slackia heliotrinireducens DSM 20476 includes:
- the nrdG gene encoding anaerobic ribonucleoside-triphosphate reductase activating protein: MKYSAVKYCDIANGEGVRTSLFVSGCRRHCPFCFNPDTWSFDYGEEFSQQIQDEIVESLRPRYIRGLSLLGGEPMEPENQAGLVDFVERVKREYPEKPIWCYTGMTYEELLGRCRTEATDRLLSCIDILVDGPFVQDLKDITLRFRGSSNQRIIDVPATRAAGQVVLWQGDPDFAKHSM, from the coding sequence ATGAAGTATTCGGCCGTGAAATATTGCGACATCGCCAACGGCGAAGGTGTGCGTACATCGCTGTTCGTCTCGGGATGTCGCAGGCATTGTCCCTTCTGCTTCAACCCGGACACGTGGAGCTTCGATTACGGCGAGGAATTCTCCCAGCAGATTCAGGATGAAATCGTCGAGAGTCTGCGTCCGCGTTACATCCGCGGGCTGTCCCTTTTGGGCGGCGAGCCGATGGAGCCGGAAAACCAGGCGGGGCTCGTCGATTTCGTCGAGCGGGTCAAGCGTGAGTATCCTGAGAAACCTATCTGGTGCTACACGGGGATGACCTACGAGGAGCTGCTGGGACGCTGCCGAACGGAAGCGACGGATCGGCTGCTGAGCTGCATCGACATCCTTGTCGATGGGCCGTTCGTGCAGGACCTCAAGGACATCACGCTCCGGTTCCGCGGATCTTCGAACCAACGGATCATCGACGTTCCGGCGACGCGCGCAGCAGGCCAGGTGGTTCTGTGGCAGGGCGACCCGGATTTCGCGAAACATTCCATGTAA